One genomic region from Arthrobacter pigmenti encodes:
- a CDS encoding DUF3046 domain-containing protein, with translation MRISDFWRLMDDEFGPAYSRTLASTLHLAELKDRTPEDALRAGIDPKTVWLSVCAMQEVPEHRRLGRDVKPR, from the coding sequence ATGCGTATCAGTGATTTCTGGCGTTTGATGGATGATGAGTTCGGGCCTGCCTATTCGCGTACGCTCGCGTCCACGTTGCACCTGGCGGAGTTGAAAGACCGCACGCCCGAGGACGCCTTGCGCGCAGGTATTGACCCCAAAACCGTGTGGCTGTCAGTGTGCGCAATGCAGGAAGTTCCCGAGCACCGCCGGCTAGGGCGCGATGTGAAGCCCCGCTGA
- a CDS encoding MarR family winged helix-turn-helix transcriptional regulator, which produces MTADRHEPDASVDAAIQALEQQLSMLWRRARSNSYKVARRVHPDMEPAAYGLLVILQREGSMRLTDLAASIGVGKPSVSRQIAMLEQLGLVEKTADPLDGRAQSISLTEDGSRQLSTAQSARKEAFHHLMEDWSLEDVTTLGNLIAQLNETYTKDNW; this is translated from the coding sequence ATGACTGCAGACCGCCATGAACCCGATGCCTCCGTTGATGCTGCCATTCAGGCATTGGAACAACAGCTCAGCATGCTTTGGAGGCGTGCGCGGTCCAACTCCTACAAGGTGGCTCGGCGCGTGCATCCGGACATGGAGCCGGCCGCCTATGGGCTGCTCGTCATCCTACAGCGGGAGGGTTCCATGCGGCTGACCGACCTCGCGGCGAGCATCGGCGTGGGAAAACCGTCCGTCAGCCGGCAGATCGCAATGCTGGAACAACTTGGGTTGGTGGAGAAGACTGCCGATCCGCTCGATGGGCGCGCCCAATCCATCAGTCTCACGGAAGACGGCTCCCGTCAGCTTTCCACTGCGCAGTCGGCCCGAAAAGAGGCCTTCCATCACCTGATGGAAGACTGGAGTCTTGAGGATGTAACAACCCTCGGTAATCTGATAGCCCAGCTCAACGAGACCTACACAAAGGACAATTGGTGA